In Ostrea edulis chromosome 6, xbOstEdul1.1, whole genome shotgun sequence, a single window of DNA contains:
- the LOC125683013 gene encoding uncharacterized protein LOC125683013, whose protein sequence is MERSIAYLVIGVLLTYQLNCKVCNLGMSYRNTTTASSEYGDLTPDKAVDGFYSFQRHQCFSSSHSNNISAWWEVTFQSISKIFKINLVFRDTVVRHAGYYLFITNQTVNASDLIHLDPVYHDEEPSPSLQNTIIFPAGHSGVQVYLYINQSNQENVVIIEPCEVEIYGCVEGDVNESCACVNTTIGGQGPDLWQTSVAFRNGSLALTCDDYYLSIMNMSDFNVSEILPILEACDGKQHCSFKSSSNIQHKTLMFYCQNKCSNENYTNSHLNRTVVEDLGIKYQPAVSDSFTAFLKSRVYDCKGRHILTSGNLTRQCQEQERWSGEDPVCNVTCQQPVHDNSTTIRQSRSLIYFEDYSVSYTCREHHRHVHGNLTRVCNGSGDWSGEKPVCRRCKCPCDRVKTQYFITDTEVLRKKINKLNNELKVHRKDLSATVRAKTCAKDERKSSKYLGFITGIGITTAVLVIIVCSDLPLMYRQVRFGPYASRTR, encoded by the exons GCAAAGTGTGTAATTTGGGGATGTCATATAGGAACACAACCACAGCATCCTCGGAATATGGTGATCTGACTCCAGATAAAGCCGTCGATGGTTTCTATTCCTTTCAACGACATCAATGTTTCAGTTCATCGCATTCAAATAATATTTCTGCTTGGTGGGAAGTGACTTTTCAGTCTATCtccaaaattttcaaaattaaccTCGTCTTCAGGGACACTG TTGTCCGCCATGCTGGTTATTACCTCTTCATAACAAATCAGACGGTGAACGCTAGTGACTTGATCCATCTTGACCCTGTGTACCATGACGAGGAACCAAGTCCAAGTCTACAGAACACCATCATATTCCCTGCGGGTCACAGCGGTGTTCAGGTGTATCTCTACATCAACCAATCTAACCAGGAAAATGTAGTGATAATTGAGCCGTGTGAAGTGGAAATTTACG GCTGTGTTGAAGGAGACGTCAATGAATCATGCGCCTGCGTAAATACAACAATAGGTGGACAGGGCCCTG ATCTTTGGCAAACCAGTGTGGCATTTAGAAATGGATCGCTTGCACTCACTTGCGATGACTACTACTTGTCCATCATGAATATGTCGGATTTTAATGTTTCTGAAATTTTACCAATACTAGAAGCGTGTGATGGAAAACAACATTGTTCATTCAAAAGCAGCTCCAAcatacaacataaaacactGATGTTCTATTGTCAGA ATAAATGCTCAAATGAAAACTACACTAACTCTCATCTTAACCGTACTGTGGTAGAAGACTTGGGAATAAAATACCAACCAGCAGTCAGCGATTCATTTACTGCATTCCTAAAGTCACGTGTTTACGACTGTAAAGGACGTCACATCCTAACCAGCGGAAATCTCACGCGTCAGTGTCAGGAGCAGGAACGGTGGTCGGGGGAAGATCCAGTGTGCAATG TCACTTGTCAGCAGCCAGTTCATGACAATAGCACTACTATCCGTCAGTCAAGATCTCTGATATATTTTGAGGACTATAGTGTGTCATACACATGCAGAGAACATCATCGTCACGTCCATGGCAATCTCACCAGAGTTTGTAACGGTAGTGGTGATTGGTCAGGAGAAAAACCTGTCTGTAGAC GTTGTAAATGTCCATGTGATAGAGTAAAGACCCAATATTTCATCACAGACACAGAGGTCCTtcgaaagaaaataaataaactgaACAATGAATTGAAAGTCCACCGAAAAGACCTCTCCGCAACCGTGAGAGCGAAGACCTGCGCAAAAGACGAAAGGAAGTCTTCGAAATATCTTGGTTTCATCACTGGAATAGGAATTACTACGGCTGTGTTGGTAATCATCGTTTGTAGTGACCTTCCATTGATGTACAGACAAGTCCGATTTGGACCTTACGCCTCTCGTACACGTTAA